From a single Spirochaetaceae bacterium genomic region:
- the pdxS gene encoding pyridoxal 5'-phosphate synthase lyase subunit PdxS → MVNGDKRTGTWTVKVGLAQMLKGGVIMDVVTADQARIAEDAGACAVMALERVPAEIRAAGGVARMADPTKVTEIQEAVSIPVMAKCRIGHFVEAQVLEALAVDYIDESEVLTPADETNHVWKHGFSVPFVCGCRDLGEALRRIGEGAAMIRTKGEAGTGNVVEAVRHARAVLGALRRVGRLDDSELMAEAKRLGAPLQLLQDVRRDGRLPVVNFAAGGIATPADAALMMQLGVDGVFVGSGIFKSEQPARMAGAIVKATTHFRDAAIVAEASRGLGAAMPGLDIREIPETEQLAVRGW, encoded by the coding sequence GTGGTAAACGGCGACAAGAGGACCGGCACCTGGACGGTAAAGGTGGGCCTGGCGCAGATGCTCAAGGGTGGTGTCATCATGGACGTGGTGACCGCCGACCAGGCCAGGATTGCCGAGGATGCCGGCGCCTGCGCGGTGATGGCGCTGGAGCGGGTGCCGGCGGAGATTCGCGCGGCCGGCGGGGTGGCCCGCATGGCAGACCCCACCAAGGTCACCGAGATCCAGGAGGCGGTGTCGATCCCGGTCATGGCCAAGTGCCGCATCGGCCACTTCGTGGAGGCCCAGGTGCTTGAAGCGCTCGCCGTCGACTACATCGACGAGTCGGAGGTGCTCACACCGGCCGACGAAACGAACCACGTGTGGAAGCATGGCTTCAGCGTGCCGTTCGTGTGCGGCTGCCGCGATCTGGGCGAGGCGCTGCGGCGCATCGGCGAAGGTGCCGCGATGATTCGCACCAAGGGCGAGGCGGGTACCGGCAACGTGGTGGAGGCAGTGCGCCACGCGCGCGCCGTGCTCGGCGCGTTGCGCCGTGTCGGCCGCCTGGACGACTCCGAGCTGATGGCCGAGGCAAAGCGGCTCGGAGCCCCCCTGCAGCTCCTGCAGGACGTGCGCCGCGACGGTCGCCTGCCGGTGGTGAACTTCGCGGCCGGCGGCATCGCCACCCCGGCCGACGCCGCGCTGATGATGCAACTCGGTGTCGACGGCGTGTTCGTCGGTTCCGGCATTTTCAAGAGCGAGCAGCCGGCACGAATGGCCGGCGCGATCGTCAAGGCTACCACCCACTTCCGGGACGCGGCGATCGTGGCCGAGGCGTCGCGCGGGCTCGGCGCCGCCATGCCGGGCCTCGATATCCGCGAGATACCGGAAACCGAACAGCTCGCGGTACGCGGCTGGTAG
- the pdxT gene encoding pyridoxal 5'-phosphate synthase glutaminase subunit PdxT: MLIGILALQGDFAEHRAALRALGVDTRLVRLPAELSEVDGLIIPGGESTTMALLLDRYALREPLRARLAGGLPSWGTCAGMVLLARRLTDPRPQPLGIVDMVVSRNAFGRQVDSFETELSVDGIGGQALHAVFIRAPVVRETGAAVRVLARLPDGRPVAVQQGPHLATAFHPELTADRRLHRHFLATVAERGTVRAARAATDCSAFPG, from the coding sequence GTGCTGATCGGCATATTGGCGCTGCAGGGCGACTTCGCCGAACATCGCGCCGCCCTGCGCGCCCTGGGCGTCGACACCCGCCTGGTGCGCCTGCCGGCCGAGTTGTCCGAGGTGGACGGTCTGATCATTCCGGGCGGGGAAAGTACCACCATGGCGCTGCTGCTGGATCGCTACGCGCTGCGCGAACCGTTGCGCGCCCGGCTGGCCGGCGGTCTTCCCTCCTGGGGAACCTGTGCCGGCATGGTGCTGCTGGCGCGCCGCCTTACCGATCCACGCCCGCAACCGCTGGGCATCGTCGACATGGTCGTGAGCCGCAACGCGTTCGGCCGCCAGGTGGACAGCTTCGAAACCGAGCTGTCGGTGGACGGCATCGGCGGGCAGGCGCTGCACGCCGTGTTCATCCGCGCCCCGGTGGTGCGGGAAACGGGCGCCGCGGTACGGGTGCTGGCCCGGCTGCCCGACGGCAGGCCGGTAGCCGTGCAGCAGGGCCCCCACCTCGCCACCGCATTCCATCCCGAGCTGACCGCCGACCGCCGCCTGCACCGCCACTTTCTCGCCACCGTCGCGGAGCGCGGCACGGTCCGGGCTGCACGTGCCGCGACCGATTGTTCGGCGTTCCCCGGTTGA